The following are encoded together in the Desulfobacterales bacterium genome:
- a CDS encoding lactate utilization protein encodes MLESDKARYRKLMPKILESLKKKKFDPFFFETIEEARRFVPAQIQKGETVGIGGSVTLRQDLDVVKALRSQGNTVYDHWDAKDNTERLKLKRMQSGVDVFLSSLNAVTCDGTLVNLDGGGNRVGGLCSGPKRVIVVAGTNKLVETLDGAIHRTRNHSAPINADRLKRKTPCAATGLCSDCDSPERICAALLILFKKPGDIDKFTVVLVNEEMGY; translated from the coding sequence ATGCTGGAATCTGATAAGGCAAGATATCGCAAACTCATGCCGAAGATCTTAGAATCCCTGAAAAAGAAAAAATTTGACCCCTTCTTTTTCGAGACCATCGAAGAGGCCCGTCGCTTTGTACCCGCCCAGATCCAAAAAGGAGAAACTGTCGGTATCGGCGGATCCGTTACGCTGCGCCAGGATCTGGATGTGGTCAAGGCCCTCCGCAGCCAGGGCAATACGGTTTACGATCACTGGGACGCCAAGGATAATACGGAACGGCTCAAACTCAAACGGATGCAAAGCGGCGTCGATGTTTTTTTAAGCAGCCTGAACGCGGTTACCTGTGATGGAACCCTGGTAAACCTGGACGGCGGGGGAAACCGGGTGGGCGGGCTTTGCTCCGGCCCCAAGCGGGTCATTGTGGTTGCAGGCACCAACAAGCTTGTTGAAACCCTGGACGGCGCCATTCATCGCACCCGGAACCATTCCGCTCCCATCAATGCCGACCGTCTGAAACGCAAGACACCTTGCGCCGCAACCGGTTTGTGCAGCGACTGCGATTCGCCCGAAAGAATATGCGCCGCCCTGTTGATACTTTTTAAAAAACCCGGCGATATCGACAAGTTTACGGTGGTCCTGGTGAATGAGGAAATGGGATATTAA